In one window of Candidatus Avedoeria danica DNA:
- a CDS encoding PH domain-containing protein: MTPSDVQSRLKARIWQSVAQSGVDLSGLPPDAADRLVSAISDGMATEFDALMEAASPGGDDDTADLDPAKERVLWQGRPFLSLLTRYTITSQRLRISHGLLTRMRSDIEHVRIQDLDQTQSIGERMFNIGDIRVQSHDPDNALVVLRNVTEPDNVMEILRAAVLEARKQYGLSYREEM; encoded by the coding sequence ATGACGCCAAGCGATGTCCAGTCGAGGCTCAAGGCCCGGATCTGGCAGTCCGTGGCCCAAAGCGGCGTCGACCTGTCCGGCCTGCCGCCGGACGCGGCCGATCGCCTGGTCAGCGCGATCAGCGACGGCATGGCGACCGAGTTCGACGCGCTCATGGAAGCCGCGTCACCGGGCGGCGACGACGACACCGCCGACCTCGATCCGGCCAAGGAGCGCGTGCTCTGGCAGGGTCGCCCGTTCCTGTCGCTGTTGACGCGTTACACGATCACGAGCCAACGGTTGCGGATCAGCCACGGCCTGCTCACCCGGATGCGCTCGGATATCGAGCACGTGCGGATTCAGGACCTGGACCAGACCCAGTCGATCGGCGAGCGCATGTTCAACATCGGCGACATCCGCGTCCAGTCGCATGACCCGGACAATGCCTTGGTCGTCCTTCGGAACGTCACCGAGCCCGACAACGTCATGGAGATCCTGCGCGCGGCGGTGCTCGAAGCGCGCAAGCAGTACGGCCTGAGCTACCGCGAAGAGATGTAG
- the rpmB gene encoding 50S ribosomal protein L28, whose product MARKCQVTGKGPFTAMNVSFSHRRTKKIWNVNLQNRRLYVPELGKFVNLKVSASALRTISKKGLSAALKAEGRTLADVM is encoded by the coding sequence ATGGCGCGCAAGTGTCAGGTTACGGGCAAGGGGCCGTTCACGGCCATGAACGTGTCGTTCTCGCACCGGCGGACGAAGAAGATCTGGAACGTCAACCTCCAGAACCGGCGGCTGTACGTGCCGGAACTCGGCAAGTTCGTGAACCTGAAGGTGTCCGCCAGCGCGCTGCGCACGATCTCCAAGAAGGGCCTTTCCGCGGCCCTCAAGGCCGAAGGCCGGACGCTCGCCGACGTCATGTAG
- a CDS encoding molybdenum cofactor biosynthesis protein MoaB — MAIGLVTVSDSRTAATDVNGRWLAEAVRSAGHVVGAAVLVRDDPAAIDQALDGCLAAGCRVVVVNGGTGISRRDNTADVVLRRFDKVMPGFGELFRMLSWESVGAAATLSRAAAGTVGDAVVYALPGSPDAVRLAFERLISPEIEHVVWEMGR, encoded by the coding sequence ATCGCGATCGGCCTCGTGACGGTCAGCGACAGCCGGACGGCCGCGACGGACGTCAACGGCCGGTGGTTGGCGGAGGCGGTGCGGTCCGCAGGTCATGTCGTGGGCGCCGCTGTGCTGGTCCGCGACGATCCGGCGGCGATCGATCAGGCGCTCGACGGATGTTTGGCGGCGGGTTGCCGGGTCGTCGTCGTGAACGGCGGGACGGGGATCAGCCGGCGGGACAACACGGCGGACGTCGTGCTGCGACGGTTCGACAAGGTGATGCCCGGGTTCGGAGAGCTGTTTCGGATGCTGAGCTGGGAGAGCGTCGGAGCGGCGGCGACGCTCTCGCGGGCGGCGGCGGGCACGGTCGGAGATGCGGTGGTGTACGCGCTGCCCGGCTCGCCGGACGCGGTGCGGTTGGCGTTCGAGCGCTTGATCTCGCCTGAGATCGAGCACGTGGTGTGGGAGATGGGCCGCTGA
- the rpmG gene encoding 50S ribosomal protein L33: MAGRKKDVRMVIKLRSTESAFTYVSEKNRRNDPGRLEIKKYDPVVRKHVLFREAK, translated from the coding sequence ATGGCAGGTAGAAAGAAAGACGTCCGGATGGTGATCAAGCTGCGGTCCACCGAGAGTGCGTTCACGTACGTCTCGGAAAAGAACCGCCGCAACGATCCCGGCCGGCTGGAGATCAAGAAGTACGATCCGGTCGTGCGCAAGCACGTCTTGTTCCGCGAGGCGAAGTAG
- a CDS encoding TIGR00730 family Rossman fold protein: MPNDIDPDPPPAATAGAARRPADAPPWDGWSATAFEGEFLRGPRPRRRETRELFRMAAEFVRGFRTFHFIGPCVTVFGSARFPQEHRYCVLAHEMGARLARAGFVTMTGGGPGIMEAANRGARENGGMSVGSRIRLPHEEDANPYLDVDVEFDYFFIRKVMLLKYSMGFVILPGGFGTLDELFDATTLIQTGKMHGFPVVLMGADYWQPLVAYMRHTMVAAGTIAAADVDRILVTDVPEEAMAHLLDFATSSFGLRWRPYKPLWFLREQPAGDNGATVDSADPAAEADRADLDDPVDLFDRTGA; the protein is encoded by the coding sequence ATGCCCAACGACATCGATCCTGATCCACCGCCTGCGGCGACGGCCGGCGCCGCCCGACGACCGGCCGACGCACCTCCGTGGGACGGCTGGTCGGCCACGGCGTTCGAGGGCGAGTTCCTTCGCGGCCCACGACCGCGGCGGCGCGAGACGCGCGAGCTCTTCCGGATGGCGGCCGAGTTCGTGCGCGGGTTTCGGACGTTTCACTTCATCGGCCCGTGCGTGACGGTGTTCGGCTCGGCGCGGTTCCCACAGGAGCACCGCTACTGTGTGCTCGCGCACGAGATGGGCGCGCGACTGGCGCGTGCCGGCTTCGTGACGATGACGGGCGGCGGGCCCGGGATCATGGAGGCTGCCAACCGCGGCGCGCGCGAGAACGGCGGCATGTCGGTGGGCAGCCGCATCCGGCTGCCGCACGAAGAGGACGCGAACCCCTATCTCGACGTCGACGTCGAGTTCGACTACTTCTTCATCCGCAAGGTGATGCTCCTGAAGTACTCGATGGGCTTCGTCATCCTCCCGGGCGGCTTCGGCACGCTCGACGAGCTGTTCGATGCCACGACGCTCATCCAGACCGGCAAGATGCACGGCTTCCCGGTGGTCCTAATGGGCGCCGACTACTGGCAGCCGCTGGTGGCGTACATGCGCCATACGATGGTTGCCGCCGGGACGATCGCCGCCGCGGACGTCGACCGCATCCTCGTCACCGACGTGCCCGAGGAGGCGATGGCGCACCTCCTCGATTTCGCCACTTCGTCGTTCGGGCTCCGCTGGCGGCCGTACAAGCCGCTGTGGTTCCTGCGCGAGCAGCCTGCGGGCGACAATGGGGCAACGGTCGATTCGGCCGACCCGGCCGCTGAGGCCGATCGCGCAGATCTCGACGATCCCGTCGATCTCTTCGATCGAACGGGCGCGTGA
- the gcvP gene encoding aminomethyl-transferring glycine dehydrogenase translates to MRMQPAMTDPRPAATLPDDVFAARHIGPRPAEVAQMLALLGAADLDQLIDEAVPPSIRLASPLDIGAPLSEHEALARLRGLADRNGVLAVGADGERTRRPAKSFIGLGYHGTLTPPVILRNIIENPGWYTQYTPYQPEISQGRLEAMLNFQTMVVDLTALDIANASMLDEATAAAEAMTMCHRLHKGDGADSFLVADDCHPQTIAVLRTRAEPLGIRLVIGDPDAFDFAAAPVFGCLMQYPNTDGRIRDLRAVIERAHAAEALVVLASDLLALTLLTPPGELGADVAVGSAQRFGVPLGFGGPHAAFMATREAYQRQLPGRLVGVSIDAEGRPGLRLTLQTREQHIRRDRATSNICTAQVLLAVVASMYAVYHGPGGLTRIATNVRRRTCALRRVLSELGAAVDDGVVFDTLRVAPPVGRAAADIVRTLAAESAINVRLRDEHGTKAAIGIALDETTTNEDLAAIARAFGGGADVDAHVVAALAAAAADELGAPFARTSPFLTHEVFNTYTSETEMQRYMRRLEARDLSLTTSMIPLGSCTMKLNAAAEMLPITWPLFADIHPFAPDDQSIGYRALFAELEADLAAITGFDAVSLQPNAGSQGEYAGLLVIRAWQHARGAADRDICLIPTSAHGTNPASAVMAGLKVVPVACDEQGNIDVADLQAKIDAHADALAALMLTYPSTHGVFESTVVDICGRVHAAGGQVYLDGANMNALVGLARPADFGADVCHLNLHKTFCIPHGGGGPGMGPIGVKAHLAPFLPGHPLQPAVGGARATGPVAAAPWSSASILPIPYAYIKMMGGAGLTEATKIAILNANYIARRLQPHYPVVFTGAGGRVAHECIIDLRGLKASAGIEAEDVAKRLMDYGFHAPTMSWPVAGTLMIEPTESESQAELDRFCEAMIAIRDEVRAIESGRIAAADSPLKHAPHTAAAVTADAWDRAYTRAQAAFPAPWLRAHKFWPPTARIDNVYGDRNIVCVCPPMEAYAEAPAGSA, encoded by the coding sequence ATGAGGATGCAACCAGCCATGACCGACCCGCGCCCCGCCGCCACCCTGCCCGATGACGTCTTCGCCGCGCGCCACATCGGCCCGCGCCCGGCCGAGGTGGCCCAGATGCTCGCCTTGCTCGGCGCGGCCGATCTCGATCAGCTGATCGACGAGGCCGTGCCGCCGTCCATCCGGCTCGCCTCGCCGCTCGACATCGGCGCGCCGCTCTCCGAGCACGAGGCGTTGGCGCGGCTCCGCGGTCTGGCCGATCGCAACGGTGTCCTGGCCGTCGGCGCCGACGGCGAACGAACGCGCCGGCCGGCAAAGTCGTTCATCGGCCTCGGCTACCACGGGACGCTGACGCCGCCGGTCATCCTGCGGAACATCATCGAGAACCCGGGCTGGTACACGCAGTACACGCCGTATCAGCCCGAGATCTCCCAGGGCCGGCTCGAGGCGATGCTGAACTTCCAGACAATGGTCGTCGACCTCACCGCGCTCGACATTGCCAACGCCTCGATGCTGGATGAAGCGACGGCCGCGGCCGAGGCGATGACGATGTGCCACCGGCTCCACAAGGGCGACGGCGCCGACTCGTTCCTCGTGGCGGACGATTGCCATCCGCAGACCATCGCGGTGCTCCGCACGCGCGCCGAGCCGCTCGGCATCCGGCTCGTCATCGGCGACCCGGACGCGTTCGACTTCGCCGCGGCGCCGGTCTTCGGCTGCCTCATGCAGTACCCCAACACGGACGGCCGAATCCGCGACCTGCGCGCCGTGATCGAGCGGGCGCACGCCGCCGAAGCCCTCGTCGTCCTGGCCTCCGATCTGCTCGCCCTGACGCTCCTTACCCCGCCGGGCGAGCTCGGCGCCGACGTCGCCGTCGGCAGCGCGCAGCGCTTCGGGGTGCCGCTCGGCTTCGGCGGGCCGCACGCCGCGTTCATGGCCACGCGCGAGGCTTACCAGCGCCAGCTGCCCGGCCGCCTCGTCGGCGTCTCGATCGACGCCGAGGGCCGTCCCGGCCTCCGGCTGACGCTCCAGACGCGCGAGCAGCACATCCGCCGCGACCGCGCAACGAGCAACATCTGCACCGCCCAGGTCCTGCTGGCCGTCGTCGCGTCGATGTACGCCGTTTACCATGGCCCAGGCGGCCTCACGCGGATCGCGACGAACGTCCGCCGGCGGACGTGTGCGCTGCGACGCGTGCTGAGCGAGCTCGGTGCTGCGGTCGACGACGGCGTGGTGTTCGACACGCTGCGCGTCGCCCCGCCCGTCGGGCGCGCCGCGGCGGACATCGTGCGCACGCTCGCGGCCGAGAGCGCGATCAACGTGCGCCTGCGCGACGAACACGGAACGAAGGCCGCGATCGGCATCGCGCTCGACGAGACGACGACGAACGAGGACCTCGCGGCGATCGCGCGGGCCTTCGGCGGCGGCGCGGACGTCGACGCGCACGTCGTGGCGGCGCTGGCGGCCGCGGCGGCCGACGAACTGGGTGCGCCGTTCGCCCGCACGTCGCCGTTCCTGACGCACGAGGTGTTCAACACCTACACGAGCGAGACCGAGATGCAGCGCTACATGCGCCGGCTCGAGGCGCGCGATCTCAGCCTGACGACGTCGATGATCCCGCTCGGCAGCTGCACGATGAAGCTGAACGCGGCGGCCGAGATGCTCCCGATCACGTGGCCCCTCTTCGCCGACATCCACCCGTTCGCACCGGACGACCAGTCAATCGGCTATCGTGCGCTCTTCGCCGAACTCGAGGCCGACCTTGCGGCGATCACGGGCTTCGACGCAGTCAGCCTCCAGCCGAACGCCGGGTCGCAGGGTGAGTACGCCGGGCTGCTCGTCATCCGCGCCTGGCAGCACGCCCGCGGTGCCGCCGATCGTGACATCTGCCTGATCCCGACGAGCGCGCACGGCACGAACCCGGCATCGGCGGTCATGGCCGGCCTCAAGGTCGTGCCCGTGGCGTGCGACGAGCAAGGCAACATCGACGTCGCCGACTTGCAGGCCAAGATCGACGCGCACGCCGACGCCCTCGCGGCGCTCATGCTCACCTATCCGAGCACGCACGGCGTGTTCGAGTCGACGGTCGTCGACATCTGCGGGCGGGTGCACGCCGCCGGCGGCCAGGTCTACTTGGACGGCGCGAACATGAACGCCCTCGTCGGGCTGGCCCGCCCGGCCGACTTCGGGGCCGACGTCTGCCACCTGAACCTGCACAAGACGTTCTGCATCCCGCACGGCGGCGGCGGGCCGGGCATGGGACCGATCGGCGTGAAGGCCCACCTGGCACCGTTCCTGCCGGGCCACCCGCTGCAGCCGGCCGTCGGCGGTGCACGGGCGACCGGGCCGGTGGCCGCCGCGCCGTGGAGCAGCGCCTCGATCCTGCCGATCCCCTACGCCTACATCAAGATGATGGGCGGGGCCGGCCTGACGGAGGCGACGAAGATCGCGATCCTGAACGCCAACTACATCGCCCGCCGGCTCCAGCCGCACTACCCGGTCGTCTTCACCGGCGCGGGCGGCCGTGTGGCGCACGAGTGCATCATCGACCTGCGGGGCCTGAAGGCTTCAGCGGGCATCGAGGCCGAGGACGTCGCCAAGCGCCTGATGGACTACGGCTTCCACGCGCCGACGATGTCCTGGCCGGTGGCCGGCACGCTGATGATCGAGCCGACGGAGAGCGAGTCGCAGGCCGAGCTCGACCGCTTCTGCGAGGCGATGATCGCGATCCGCGACGAGGTCCGCGCGATCGAGTCCGGTCGGATCGCGGCGGCCGACAGCCCGCTCAAGCACGCCCCGCACACCGCCGCCGCCGTGACCGCCGACGCGTGGGACCGCGCCTACACGCGCGCCCAGGCGGCCTTCCCGGCGCCGTGGCTGCGCGCGCACAAGTTCTGGCCGCCGACGGCGCGGATCGACAACGTGTACGGCGACCGGAACATCGTCTGCGTCTGCCCGCCGATGGAGGCATACGCCGAGGCGCCGGCCGGTTCGGCGTAA
- a CDS encoding DNRLRE domain-containing protein gives MGTWTIPRALRHCGYVLLVGGPLLVASPVRADQPAAPLRESDVGAVLDTAELSATEDAWVSSARAGDNFGGDNRLYIGERPGYGAARSLVQFRMGDLDKARAVTAAEFVLENTTGGPSGDPARDVPIFRVDGTWDEGGVKWSNFPGTNGDRLATVSVGVGSGVHRWRSDKVTDLVRRWRLPKWQKQYLPNRGLFIQGYEAGGSHRGFGSSESGQKPKLRLTHERDEKAPVGRLKAVPRYFNAKTADGATGQSKIKLSWDFDDPAPASGVAFFRLYSQRNNQPLVLEADTIEADHFEFRGDNGVEYALVINAVDQAGNVEPQEPAEALTLVDHQAPQVAAQPLPPFSRGTFNVIIGGGDLPNGPGQVNAGILWYDIVYRLDGGAWAPLVLQSTSTAVAVPDPIDGATYDFHVRAFDKAENEQPLNLGVVQATTTIDRRPPVVTFTPVQGISNPRFSVQWAGVDPLPGASGVARYDIQFRIGGGVWTDWVTASTETSRVFEGAFSNVYSFRGRASDNVGNQGVYLSEAQLYVGVLDRATLTHQIRLPLLRR, from the coding sequence ATGGGCACTTGGACGATTCCCCGCGCGCTGCGCCACTGTGGCTACGTGCTCCTTGTCGGCGGGCCGCTCCTCGTCGCCTCGCCGGTCCGGGCCGATCAACCGGCCGCGCCGCTCCGCGAGAGCGATGTGGGTGCCGTGCTCGACACCGCCGAGCTGTCCGCGACCGAGGACGCCTGGGTGTCGAGCGCGCGCGCCGGTGACAACTTCGGCGGCGACAATCGGCTGTACATCGGCGAGCGTCCGGGCTACGGTGCGGCCCGATCGCTCGTCCAGTTCCGGATGGGCGATCTCGACAAGGCGCGCGCCGTGACCGCCGCCGAATTCGTGCTCGAGAACACGACGGGGGGGCCTTCGGGCGACCCGGCGCGCGATGTCCCGATCTTCCGCGTGGACGGCACGTGGGACGAGGGCGGCGTGAAGTGGAGCAACTTCCCGGGGACCAACGGTGATCGGCTGGCGACGGTGTCCGTCGGCGTCGGGTCCGGCGTTCATCGCTGGCGGTCCGACAAGGTGACCGACCTCGTCCGGCGCTGGCGCCTCCCGAAGTGGCAGAAGCAGTACCTGCCCAACCGCGGCCTGTTCATCCAGGGCTACGAGGCCGGCGGCTCGCACCGCGGCTTCGGATCGAGCGAGTCCGGCCAGAAACCCAAGCTGCGGCTCACGCACGAGCGCGATGAGAAGGCGCCGGTCGGGCGCCTGAAGGCCGTCCCGCGCTACTTCAACGCCAAGACCGCCGACGGCGCGACGGGCCAGTCCAAGATCAAGCTCAGTTGGGATTTCGACGACCCGGCGCCGGCCAGCGGCGTGGCGTTCTTCCGGCTGTACAGCCAGCGCAACAACCAGCCCCTCGTCCTCGAAGCGGACACCATCGAAGCCGACCATTTCGAGTTCAGGGGGGACAACGGCGTCGAGTACGCGCTCGTGATCAACGCCGTCGACCAGGCGGGCAACGTCGAGCCGCAGGAGCCCGCCGAGGCGCTGACGCTCGTCGACCACCAGGCGCCGCAGGTCGCGGCCCAGCCGCTGCCGCCCTTCAGCCGCGGCACGTTCAACGTCATTATCGGCGGCGGCGACCTGCCGAACGGGCCGGGTCAGGTGAACGCCGGCATCCTGTGGTACGACATCGTCTACCGGCTGGACGGCGGCGCCTGGGCGCCGCTCGTGCTGCAGTCGACGTCCACCGCGGTCGCCGTGCCGGACCCGATCGACGGGGCGACATATGACTTCCACGTCCGCGCGTTCGACAAGGCCGAGAACGAGCAGCCGCTCAACCTCGGCGTCGTCCAGGCGACGACGACGATCGACCGCCGGCCGCCGGTCGTGACGTTCACGCCGGTGCAGGGGATCTCCAACCCGCGCTTCAGCGTCCAGTGGGCGGGCGTCGATCCGCTGCCCGGCGCGAGCGGCGTGGCGCGCTACGACATCCAGTTCCGGATCGGCGGCGGCGTCTGGACGGACTGGGTGACGGCCTCGACCGAAACGTCGCGCGTGTTCGAGGGCGCGTTCTCCAACGTCTACAGCTTCCGTGGCCGCGCTTCGGACAACGTCGGCAACCAGGGGGTCTATCTGAGCGAGGCGCAGTTGTACGTCGGCGTGCTGGATCGTGCGACGCTGACGCACCAGATTCGGCTGCCGCTGCTGCGGCGCTAG
- a CDS encoding right-handed parallel beta-helix repeat-containing protein: MRDEKTTGNRIIGTQCGWFGPPNTDGAARPPEPVSGTCVEVSRGAHDNQIGELGGPPNVFADAAIGVHVTGRGTRGNEVRNARVDGNGVGIRVSADALETRLEGNTIVRSSGNGVEVVGASWSTAIVGNRIGIDAGDVPAESPLPNEGWGIDIAAPAKGSRIEDNLVQGNGAGGIRVAGRTAEQNALLRNRITDHVGAAIAVVNGANGGVAPPALSWAGARIVGRTCSQCDVQLFSDPADEAAALEGAAKADNGGTVIFTPGPAFRFRFITALATDPDGNSSALSAPLDTVPGPTPTATSVGPVVRGRLWLPVAWRGWPR; this comes from the coding sequence GTGCGCGACGAGAAGACGACCGGCAACCGGATCATCGGGACGCAGTGCGGCTGGTTCGGTCCGCCGAACACGGACGGTGCCGCGCGGCCGCCGGAGCCGGTCAGCGGCACGTGCGTCGAGGTGTCGCGCGGCGCCCACGACAACCAGATCGGCGAGCTCGGCGGCCCGCCCAATGTCTTCGCCGATGCCGCGATCGGCGTGCACGTCACCGGCCGGGGGACACGAGGCAACGAAGTCCGCAACGCGCGCGTCGACGGCAACGGCGTCGGGATCCGCGTGAGCGCCGATGCGCTCGAAACGCGGCTGGAGGGCAACACGATCGTCCGCAGCTCGGGCAACGGTGTCGAGGTCGTGGGCGCGTCCTGGAGCACGGCGATCGTCGGCAATCGGATCGGGATCGACGCGGGCGACGTGCCGGCCGAGAGCCCGCTGCCGAACGAAGGCTGGGGGATCGACATCGCCGCGCCGGCCAAGGGGAGCCGCATCGAGGACAACCTCGTCCAGGGCAACGGAGCGGGCGGCATCCGCGTCGCGGGCCGGACGGCCGAGCAGAACGCGCTGCTCCGCAACCGAATCACGGACCACGTGGGCGCCGCGATCGCGGTAGTGAACGGCGCGAACGGCGGCGTGGCACCGCCTGCGCTCAGCTGGGCCGGCGCGCGCATCGTCGGCCGAACGTGCTCGCAGTGCGATGTCCAGCTCTTCTCCGATCCGGCCGACGAAGCGGCCGCGCTCGAGGGCGCCGCCAAGGCCGACAACGGCGGCACCGTGATCTTTACGCCGGGTCCGGCGTTCCGCTTCCGGTTCATCACCGCCCTGGCCACCGATCCCGACGGCAACTCGTCCGCATTGAGCGCGCCGTTGGACACCGTGCCGGGGCCGACGCCGACGGCCACGTCGGTGGGGCCGGTGGTGCGCGGGCGGTTGTGGCTGCCGGTCGCGTGGCGAGGATGGCCGCGCTAA